One Longimicrobiaceae bacterium genomic window, GCGGCGGGCCGAGTGGGGGCGCGCGAGCTTCGAGCTGTCGCGCCAGTTCACGCCGCGGCGCTGGGCCGACACCCTGGTGGAGGGCTTCGGGCGGATGCTGCGGCAGCGGGCCGGCGCCGTACCGGCCGCCCAGCCGGAGCGGGCGCTACAGGCGCGCTGACGGGCAGGGGCCGGACGGGCTCCCGCCGTATCTCAACCGTTGGACTGACTGCATGCCGTACCGCTCGCGCTTCTATCCCGAGAGCGACTTCGGAGGGTTCACCGACGTCGACGGGACGGTCGCGTTCTTCATGCGCGTGAACGCCCTCCTCACCCCCAACGCCGTGGTGGCCGACGTGGGGTGCGGCCGGGCGCAGTACGCCGACGATCCCGTGGCCGTGCGCCGCCAGCTGCGCGTGCTTCGCGGCAAGTGCCGGCGCGTGGTGGGCATAGACGTGGACCCGCGCGCCGCCGAGAACCCGTACGTGGACGAGTTCCACCTGCTCACGGGCGCGCGCTGGCCGCTGGACGACGCGTCGGTCGACCTGTGCCTGTGCGACTGGGTGGTGGAGCACGTGGCTGACCCGGACGCCTTCTTCTCCGAGGCCGCCCGGGTGCTCAGGCCCGGCGGCCATCTCTGCATCCGCACCTCCAACGCGGCCAGCTACGTGGGCCTCGCCGCGCGGCTGGTTCCGGGCCGCCTGCACGCGCGGGTGCTGGGCCGGGTGCAGGTGGGGCGGCAGGAGGAGGACGTGTTCGAGACCTCGCACCGCGCCAACACGCCCCGCCGCCTGCGCCGCTACCTGGCCCGCCACGGCTTCGGGCGGCACGCGGTGTACGGGTACGAGGCCGAGCCGGCCTACCTCTCCTTCAGCCGCATCGCGTACTGGCTGGGCGTGCTGCACCAGCGCTTCATGCCGCGGCCTTTCCGCGTCAGCCTCTTCGCCTTCGCCCGCCGCGACGGCACGCCGGAGGCGGTCTCGCCCAAGTCCGAGACTGCGTCCGCCATCCCCTCCGCGTCGCTGGGGACGGCCGATTCGCGGTCCGCCACGTCCGGGGCATGCGAGACGGTCCGGACGCACGAGGCCGAGGTGGGGCGATGAACGGCGGCGCGGCGGCGATGCGGCGCCCGGTGCAGGCCCGGCGCGGGCCGGGGCAGGCGCCCATGCGCGGGCGCGGCGTGGCGTACATGCCCGCGCTGATCTTCGTCACCTCCCTCGTCCTGATCCTGGGCCACACCGCGCCGCTCCAGTACAGCGGGACGTTCGGCGCGGTCCGGTGGGTGCTGCTCGCCATCTACTGCGTGCTGCTGGTCACGCGCGCCGCCGTCCGCCACGGGCTCCGCAAGGCGCGCGCGGCCGACGCGGTGATCGCGCTCTTCCTCGCGCTCGCCGTCAGCTCCACGCTGTACTCCATCGCACCCAGCCTCACGTGGCAGCGCGGCGCCTCGGCGATCCTGCTGTACGTGGCCGTGTTCTGGACGCTGTGGGACTACGCCGATGCGGCCGGCGAGGCCGCCCTCCTCCGCCCCATCGTCACCGCCGCGGTGGTGATGCTGCTCGCGAGCGTGGCGCTGATCGCGCTGCCGGGGATCTCGTTCCAGCGCGACGGCCGCTTCCGCGGCGCCCTGTCGAACCCCAACGCGCTGGGGCTCATCACCGCCATCCTCTTCCCCCTGGTGCTCACCACCGCGCTGCGGCACCGGCGGGCGGTGACCGTGGGGGTGCTGGGGACCTTCGGCCTCTGCCTCCTGCTCTCCGGCTCGCGGACGGGCGCGGTGGCGTGCGTGGCGAGCAGCCTCTACATCCTGCTGCGGCAGCGCTCTTGGAAGGGGGCGCTGATGGTGGTGTGGATCGCCACGCTCGGCTACCTCTTCCTGAGCATCGAGCCGGGGAGCAACCCGTTCTCGGACCACGCCGTCTCACGCCTGGACCCCACCGCGGGCCTGGGCACGGGCAGCGGGCGGCTGGAGGCGTGGAGCGTGGGCTGGCCGCGCATCCTGGAGAGCGCCGCGCTTGGCCACGGCTTCGGGACGGAGGACCTGATCTTCGCGGCCGAGGGCGGCCACCTCAAGGAGTCGCTGGGCCTCCACCTCCACAACTCCTACCTGGGCATGATGTACCAGCTGGGGTTCGTCGGCACGCTGCTCTTCTTCCTGCCGCTCATCTGGCTGGCGGGGCAGCAGATGTGGTGGATGGTCACGCGGCCGGTGCCCGGCGCCACGCTGCCGTACGAGGCGGTGCTCATCAGCGGCCTCATCTGCTGCCTGTTCGAGAGCTGGATCTACGCCGCGGGCAACGCCTTCGCCTTCCCGTTCTGGATCTGCGTGATGCTGCGCATCCGCGGCGCCTCCCCGGGAAGCGCGGCCGCGGCTCCCGCCCGCCCCGCCAGGCAGGCGGCGCGGGGCCAGCCGCGTCCGGGCGAGCGGCCGGGGCGCTGGGCTGCGCGTCCGCCCGAGCTGCTGCTGCGCGCCACCGGCACGCCGCCCGAGCAGGCGGCGTACGGCGCCGCCCCGGGCGACGACGGGGAGCGCGGCTGATGTGCGGCATCTCCGGCGTGCTGGGGGAGGGAGGGGCCGCGCAGGCCGCCCAGCGCATGTCGCGCGCGCTGCGGCACCGCGGGCCTGACGGCCACGCGGCCGAGGCCGTGGCGGACGCGGGAGGCTCGCCGTGCGGGGTGCTCAACCACGAGCGGCTGGCCATCATCGACCCGTCGCCCGCGGGCCGGCAGCCCATGCACACGCCCGACGGGCGGTACACCATCGTCTACAACGGCGAGGTCTACAACTACGCGGCCCTGCGCGACTCGCTGGCGGCCGAGGGCGTGGAGTTCGCCGGCCACAGCGACACCGAGGTGCTGCTGCTGGGCTGGGCGCGCCACGGCCGCGCCTTCCTGGAGCGGCTGCGGGGGATGTACGCCTTCGCCGTGTGGGACCGGGACACGGCCACCGCCGTCCTGGTGCGCGACCCGTTCGGCATCAAGCCGCTGTACGTGGCGCAGGCCGGCGGCACCGTGCTCTTCGGCAGCGAGATGCGGGCGCTGCTCGCCACGGAGCTGGTGGGGCGCCGCCTGTCGCAGCCCGCGCTGCGGTCGTACCTGGCCACGGGCTCGGTGGCGGAGCCGGAGAGCATCGTGGAAGGGCTGGAGATGCTGCCCGCCGGCACGCTCGCCGAGGTGCGGGTGCGGGGCGGCCGCGCGCGGCTGATGCCTCCGTCGCGCTTCGGCGAGGCGCTGCCGCCCCCGCCCGAGCGGCTCCTGCGCGACCCCGCCGAGGCCGCGGGCACCGTCCGCGAGGCGCTGCTGGACTCGGTGCGGCACCACCTGGTGAGCGACGTGCCGGTGGCGCTCTTCCTCTCCGGCGGCATCGACTCGTCCGCGCTCGTGGGGCTGGCGGCCGAGGCGTGCGGGCGGGGGCTGGACACCTTCACCGTCGCCTTCACCGAGCGGGCGTACGACGAGGCGCTGATCGCGCGCAAGGTCGCCGAGCGCTTCGGCACGGCGCACCACGAGATGGTGCTCACCGCGGCGGACCTGCTGGGCGAGCTGCCGGGCGCCTTCGCGGCCATGGACCAGCCGTCGATGGACGGCGTGAACACCTTCGCCATCAGCAGGGCGGTGCAGCAGGCCGGCATCAAGGTGGTGCTCTCGGGCGTGGGGGGCGACGAGCTGTTCTGCGGCTACCCCTCGTTCAGCCGCGCGCGGGCGGTGGCGCAGGTCGGCCGGCTGCCGGGCG contains:
- a CDS encoding class I SAM-dependent methyltransferase codes for the protein MPYRSRFYPESDFGGFTDVDGTVAFFMRVNALLTPNAVVADVGCGRAQYADDPVAVRRQLRVLRGKCRRVVGIDVDPRAAENPYVDEFHLLTGARWPLDDASVDLCLCDWVVEHVADPDAFFSEAARVLRPGGHLCIRTSNAASYVGLAARLVPGRLHARVLGRVQVGRQEEDVFETSHRANTPRRLRRYLARHGFGRHAVYGYEAEPAYLSFSRIAYWLGVLHQRFMPRPFRVSLFAFARRDGTPEAVSPKSETASAIPSASLGTADSRSATSGACETVRTHEAEVGR
- a CDS encoding O-antigen ligase family protein — translated: MNGGAAAMRRPVQARRGPGQAPMRGRGVAYMPALIFVTSLVLILGHTAPLQYSGTFGAVRWVLLAIYCVLLVTRAAVRHGLRKARAADAVIALFLALAVSSTLYSIAPSLTWQRGASAILLYVAVFWTLWDYADAAGEAALLRPIVTAAVVMLLASVALIALPGISFQRDGRFRGALSNPNALGLITAILFPLVLTTALRHRRAVTVGVLGTFGLCLLLSGSRTGAVACVASSLYILLRQRSWKGALMVVWIATLGYLFLSIEPGSNPFSDHAVSRLDPTAGLGTGSGRLEAWSVGWPRILESAALGHGFGTEDLIFAAEGGHLKESLGLHLHNSYLGMMYQLGFVGTLLFFLPLIWLAGQQMWWMVTRPVPGATLPYEAVLISGLICCLFESWIYAAGNAFAFPFWICVMLRIRGASPGSAAAAPARPARQAARGQPRPGERPGRWAARPPELLLRATGTPPEQAAYGAAPGDDGERG
- the asnB gene encoding asparagine synthase (glutamine-hydrolyzing) gives rise to the protein MCGISGVLGEGGAAQAAQRMSRALRHRGPDGHAAEAVADAGGSPCGVLNHERLAIIDPSPAGRQPMHTPDGRYTIVYNGEVYNYAALRDSLAAEGVEFAGHSDTEVLLLGWARHGRAFLERLRGMYAFAVWDRDTATAVLVRDPFGIKPLYVAQAGGTVLFGSEMRALLATELVGRRLSQPALRSYLATGSVAEPESIVEGLEMLPAGTLAEVRVRGGRARLMPPSRFGEALPPPPERLLRDPAEAAGTVREALLDSVRHHLVSDVPVALFLSGGIDSSALVGLAAEACGRGLDTFTVAFTERAYDEALIARKVAERFGTAHHEMVLTAADLLGELPGAFAAMDQPSMDGVNTFAISRAVQQAGIKVVLSGVGGDELFCGYPSFSRARAVAQVGRLPGGALRGAARLARRLGGIRGEQVALLLREASTPARAAYWASRTLFGGAQIGALAGCGGDPPLPMPYESHPLLQRVTRYEVEQYMRNTLLRDSDVFSMAHGLELRVPFVDRAVAAAAVAVDDSLKLRRGLSKPLLLSAVRDLLPNEVWDRPKRGFTLPFARWMRGELRDEVESVLHSPGVERLGLNPAAVRAVWNDFQQRRAGMNWSRPWALYTLVRWAGANGIEAAGGHVAEPELAHEAVG